Proteins encoded within one genomic window of Macrobrachium nipponense isolate FS-2020 chromosome 9, ASM1510439v2, whole genome shotgun sequence:
- the LOC135218090 gene encoding uncharacterized protein LOC135218090, whose translation MIKEMYRNVKTSISSTVGSTENFQVGVGLHQGSALSPLLFIIGLDVLMEDVREEPSCCLLHADDIVLVAENREELEGKLERWRYALEGTGLRISRKKTEYMTTKLDGDQQTAIKLGGGNIKRVHKFKYLGSTFANPDLSDISDQSIVFKVAEMNSDAPNALKIQVQPR comes from the exons atgatcaaggagatgtatagaaatgtaaagaCCAGCATCAGCTCTACAGTTGGAAGtacagaaaatttccaagttggagtcGGGCTACATCAGGGATCCGCTCTGAGCCCACTTCTGTTTATTATCGGTTTGGATGTGTTGATGGAGGATGTCAGGGAGGAGCCATCATGCTGTCTGCTCCatgcagatgacatagtcttggtagctgagaacagggaagaactggaggggaaACTTGAAAGATGGAGGTATGCCTTGGAGGGTACAGGTTTAAGgataagcaggaaaaagacagaatatatgacaaccAAATTGGATGGCGACCAGCAAACAGCAATCAAATTAGGtggaggaaacatcaaaagggttcataaattcaagtaccttggctca ACATTTGCAAATCCTGACTTATCAGATATTAGTGaccaatccatagttttcaaggttgctgaaatgaatagtgatgctcccaATGCTCTTAAAATCCAAGTTCAGCCGCGGTAG